Proteins from a single region of Bradyrhizobium diazoefficiens:
- the pobA gene encoding 4-hydroxybenzoate 3-monooxygenase, which produces MRTKVAIIGAGPAGLLLGQLLHGYGIDNFILERQSPDYVLGRIRAGLLEEGTVALLDQVGAGARAHAEGLVHEGIELAFSGRRHRIDMKGATGKTVTIYGQTEVTLDLMNARKAAGLTTVYEAKDVKPHDFDGSHPRVTYVKDGLIHTLYCDFIAGCDGFHGVSRASVPASAIEEFERVYPFGWLGILSETPPVSHELIYSNHSRGFALCTMRSTKRSRYYLQCPLDDHIDEWPDDRFWDELKRRLDQDAADSLVTGPSIEKSIAPLRSFVAEPMRFGKMFLCGDAAHIVPPTGAKGLNLAASDAHYLASAFREFYGEKSEAGIDAYSATALARVWKAVRFSWWMTSMLHKFPDTGTIGARIQLAELDYVTQSQAAMTSLSENYVGLPF; this is translated from the coding sequence TTGCGGACAAAAGTCGCAATCATCGGGGCCGGGCCGGCCGGATTATTGCTTGGGCAACTGCTGCACGGCTACGGCATCGACAATTTCATCCTTGAACGGCAGAGCCCGGACTACGTGCTCGGGCGCATTCGCGCCGGCCTCCTGGAGGAAGGAACGGTCGCACTGCTCGACCAGGTCGGCGCAGGCGCGCGGGCGCATGCCGAGGGCCTGGTGCATGAAGGCATCGAGCTTGCCTTTTCCGGTCGACGTCACCGCATCGACATGAAGGGCGCGACCGGCAAGACGGTCACGATCTACGGCCAGACCGAAGTCACGCTCGACCTGATGAATGCCCGCAAGGCGGCCGGTCTCACCACCGTCTACGAAGCCAAGGACGTGAAGCCGCACGATTTCGATGGCAGTCACCCGCGCGTAACCTATGTCAAGGACGGCCTCATCCACACGCTCTATTGCGACTTCATCGCGGGCTGCGACGGCTTTCACGGCGTCAGCCGCGCCAGCGTGCCGGCCTCGGCGATCGAGGAGTTCGAGCGGGTCTATCCGTTCGGCTGGCTCGGCATCTTGTCCGAGACGCCGCCGGTCAGCCATGAGCTGATCTATTCCAACCATTCCCGCGGGTTTGCGCTGTGCACCATGCGCTCGACGAAGCGCAGCCGGTACTATTTGCAGTGCCCGCTGGACGACCATATCGACGAGTGGCCGGATGACCGTTTCTGGGACGAGCTGAAGCGCCGCCTCGACCAGGACGCGGCCGACAGCCTCGTCACGGGCCCCTCGATCGAGAAGAGCATCGCGCCGCTCCGCAGTTTCGTCGCCGAGCCGATGCGCTTCGGCAAGATGTTTTTATGCGGCGATGCCGCCCACATCGTGCCGCCGACCGGCGCCAAGGGACTGAACCTCGCCGCCAGCGACGCGCATTACCTCGCGAGCGCTTTCCGCGAATTCTACGGCGAGAAATCGGAGGCCGGGATCGACGCGTATTCCGCCACGGCGCTGGCGCGGGTCTGGAAGGCCGTGCGCTTCTCGTGGTGGATGACCTCGATGCTGCACAAATTCCCCGACACCGGCACCATCGGCGCCCGCATCCAGCTCGCCGAGCTCGACTACGTCACGCAATCGCAGGCCGCGATGACGTCGCTGTCGGAGAATTACGTGGGGCTGCCGTTTTAG
- a CDS encoding AbrB family transcriptional regulator, producing the protein MKQITASLPFEWPSRAKVLSTAETLVIGATGGLAFLAAGLPGGLISGSMIAVGIAAIAGRQLAVPPLVTQTVLVMLGISLGSVVSRHLIQQVSAYPLTIGLLALATFCSTFGSSYYLQRVHGWDRTSAFLAGSPGALSQITILAVERGADLPGIAVVQTMRVIILTAALPMVLAIAGVAPSVAPSLTTTIASPLDLLELVAASLAVSLVLRLIKFPASWMFGAMIASSVLHGAGWVEGGLPNWVRGVALVGIGALIGSRFARMRIKTLTGHINAALGSFAVAIAVSAIFVGIAALTTQVKFSDVVVAFAPGAMDAMLALALTLHIDPIFVGAHHLSRFVFVTIATPGIVHLFGRTQDDVDD; encoded by the coding sequence GTGAAGCAAATCACCGCCTCCCTGCCGTTCGAATGGCCGAGCCGTGCCAAGGTTCTGAGCACGGCGGAGACGCTCGTCATCGGCGCGACCGGTGGCCTCGCGTTCCTCGCCGCCGGCCTTCCCGGCGGATTGATCTCGGGATCGATGATCGCGGTCGGTATCGCCGCAATTGCCGGACGCCAGCTTGCGGTGCCGCCGCTCGTGACTCAGACCGTGCTGGTGATGCTCGGCATTTCGCTGGGCTCGGTCGTCTCGCGCCATCTGATCCAGCAGGTCAGTGCCTATCCGCTGACCATCGGCCTGTTGGCGCTCGCCACGTTCTGCTCGACTTTCGGCTCGAGCTATTACCTCCAGCGCGTCCATGGCTGGGATCGTACCTCGGCCTTCCTCGCCGGCAGTCCCGGCGCGCTGTCGCAGATCACGATTTTGGCGGTTGAGCGCGGCGCCGACCTGCCGGGCATCGCGGTGGTGCAGACCATGCGTGTCATCATCCTGACCGCGGCGCTGCCAATGGTGCTGGCGATCGCGGGCGTCGCGCCCTCCGTAGCGCCGTCACTGACGACGACGATTGCCTCACCGCTCGATCTTCTGGAACTGGTCGCCGCTTCGCTGGCGGTATCGCTCGTGCTGCGGCTGATCAAGTTTCCGGCGAGCTGGATGTTCGGCGCGATGATCGCCTCGAGCGTGCTGCATGGCGCGGGATGGGTCGAGGGCGGCCTGCCCAACTGGGTCCGCGGCGTGGCGCTGGTCGGCATCGGTGCGCTGATCGGCAGCCGCTTTGCCCGCATGCGGATCAAGACGCTGACCGGCCATATCAACGCCGCGCTGGGCTCGTTCGCCGTGGCCATCGCCGTCTCTGCCATTTTCGTCGGCATCGCCGCGCTCACCACGCAGGTGAAATTCTCCGACGTCGTCGTCGCCTTCGCGCCCGGCGCGATGGACGCGATGCTGGCGTTGGCGCTCACGCTGCACATCGACCCGATTTTCGTCGGCGCCCATCACCTCTCGCGCTTCGTGTTCGTCACGATCGCGACGCCGGGCATCGTCCACCTGTTCGGCCGCACCCAGGACGACGTGGACGATTAA
- a CDS encoding pyridoxamine 5'-phosphate oxidase family protein: MATTAQTYASDVAFTPAVKAIQARKGSREAYARAEQRGWRTEVDENLAAFLADANSFYFATASADGQPYIQHRGGPKGFLKVLDKQTLAFADYAGNRQYLTQGNLSENPKAYIFVMDYAHRRRVKIWGEARVVEDDDALTDALMPKGYRARPEEVIVFKIGAWDTNCPQHIPPKFDAADVAAALAARDQRIAELEAEVAALTG, encoded by the coding sequence ATGGCGACAACAGCACAGACCTATGCCAGCGACGTGGCCTTCACGCCCGCGGTAAAGGCGATCCAGGCGCGCAAGGGATCGCGCGAGGCCTATGCAAGGGCCGAACAGCGCGGCTGGCGTACCGAGGTCGACGAGAACCTCGCCGCGTTCCTTGCCGATGCCAACAGCTTCTATTTCGCGACCGCCTCGGCCGACGGCCAGCCCTACATCCAGCACCGCGGCGGGCCGAAAGGGTTCTTGAAGGTGCTGGACAAGCAGACGCTCGCCTTCGCCGACTATGCCGGCAACCGGCAATACCTCACTCAGGGCAATCTCTCCGAGAACCCCAAGGCTTACATCTTCGTGATGGACTACGCTCATCGGCGGAGAGTGAAGATCTGGGGCGAGGCGCGCGTGGTCGAGGACGACGATGCGTTGACGGATGCACTGATGCCGAAAGGCTACCGCGCGCGGCCCGAGGAGGTGATCGTGTTCAAGATCGGCGCCTGGGACACCAATTGTCCGCAGCACATTCCGCCGAAGTTCGATGCTGCGGATGTAGCGGCGGCGTTGGCCGCGAGGGACCAGCGGATTGCGGAGCTCGAGGCCGAGGTTGCGGCGCTGACGGGATAG
- a CDS encoding LysR family transcriptional regulator, translated as MDRLEAMHVFVTVADLRGFAPAARKLRLSPSAVTRLIAALEEHLGARLLQRTTRQVRLTDVGTRYLERARRILADVEEADGSAREERNRPSGRLVVSAPVGFGRLHVGPVMTEYLKRYPEVACELRLSDNLVNLVEDAVDAAVRIGHLADSSLVARQVGEMRRIVVASPAYLKRHSEPKTPQALLAHQTIQFGPSASWRFAQHGDDIEVTPSARFTSNSADAALQYAEAGGGITRVLAYQAAEGLKRGRLKIVLAKYEQPALPIHIVYPTSRLLSAKVRAFIDLVVETADWRFG; from the coding sequence ATGGACCGCCTTGAAGCCATGCATGTATTCGTCACTGTCGCCGATCTGCGCGGCTTTGCGCCGGCGGCGCGTAAGTTGCGGCTGTCGCCCTCGGCTGTGACGCGGCTGATCGCAGCGCTGGAAGAGCATCTCGGCGCGCGGCTCCTGCAGCGGACCACCCGGCAGGTCAGGCTGACTGACGTCGGCACGCGCTACCTTGAGCGCGCGCGGCGCATTCTCGCCGATGTCGAGGAGGCCGATGGCTCCGCGCGGGAGGAGCGCAACCGGCCGAGCGGACGTCTCGTGGTGTCGGCGCCGGTCGGCTTCGGCCGGCTGCATGTCGGACCGGTCATGACCGAATATCTCAAGCGCTATCCCGAGGTCGCCTGCGAGCTCAGGCTGTCGGACAACCTCGTCAACCTCGTGGAAGACGCCGTCGATGCCGCGGTGCGGATCGGCCATCTCGCGGACTCCTCGCTGGTTGCGCGCCAGGTCGGCGAAATGCGGCGGATCGTGGTGGCCTCGCCCGCTTATCTGAAGAGGCATAGCGAGCCGAAGACGCCGCAGGCGCTGCTCGCGCATCAGACCATTCAATTCGGTCCATCTGCCAGCTGGCGCTTCGCGCAGCACGGCGACGACATCGAGGTGACGCCAAGCGCACGCTTCACCAGCAACAGCGCCGACGCCGCCTTGCAATACGCCGAGGCCGGTGGCGGCATCACGCGCGTGCTGGCCTATCAGGCCGCCGAAGGGCTTAAGCGCGGACGGCTGAAAATCGTGCTGGCGAAATACGAGCAGCCGGCGCTGCCGATCCACATCGTCTATCCAACCTCGCGCCTGCTCTCGGCGAAGGTGCGCGCCTTCATCGATCTCGTGGTGGAGACGGCGGATTGGAGGTTTGGGTAG
- a CDS encoding PsiF family protein has protein sequence MTLASRLAVVAFASLFATGTAFAQTAAPAAKTDAATTTDKKAPKEHSAESLECSKQADAKGLHGKERKKFRSECIKSAKAGTAPAPAADKK, from the coding sequence ATGACCCTCGCCTCCCGCCTCGCCGTCGTTGCCTTTGCCTCCCTGTTCGCCACCGGCACCGCCTTCGCGCAGACCGCCGCGCCGGCCGCCAAGACCGATGCCGCCACGACCACCGACAAGAAGGCGCCGAAAGAGCACTCGGCCGAATCGCTCGAATGCTCCAAGCAGGCGGATGCCAAGGGCCTGCACGGCAAGGAGCGCAAGAAATTCCGCTCGGAGTGCATCAAGTCCGCGAAGGCCGGCACCGCGCCTGCGCCTGCCGCCGACAAGAAGTAA
- a CDS encoding DsbA family protein, protein MAGFRTKGLVTTRRAALTLIGAGAFAAGGMTLARAATDDDEVLTEAKVLRDPDVPVAGNPDGNVSIIEWSDYNCPYCRKLEPELRQVIQDDGKVRLVLKDWPILGPVSVMAARIALAAKFQGKYHQAHDAMMGVSSRLTESRINELLASAGLEMDRLKSDLTAHAKDIDAILKRNNEQAEAFRFRGTPSFIVGKYRVPGVLSMNEFEQVIADARKAKMN, encoded by the coding sequence ATGGCTGGATTCAGGACTAAGGGCCTTGTGACGACGCGCCGCGCGGCGCTGACGTTGATCGGGGCGGGCGCCTTCGCTGCCGGCGGCATGACTTTGGCCCGTGCGGCTACCGATGATGACGAGGTGCTGACCGAAGCCAAGGTGCTGCGCGATCCCGACGTTCCCGTTGCCGGCAATCCCGATGGCAACGTCAGCATCATCGAATGGTCCGACTACAATTGTCCCTATTGCCGCAAGCTCGAGCCCGAGTTGCGCCAGGTCATCCAGGACGACGGCAAGGTCAGACTGGTCTTGAAGGACTGGCCGATCCTCGGACCTGTTTCCGTGATGGCCGCCCGGATCGCGCTCGCCGCGAAATTCCAGGGCAAGTACCATCAGGCCCATGACGCCATGATGGGCGTCAGCTCGCGCCTGACCGAGTCGCGCATCAACGAACTGCTCGCATCCGCCGGGCTCGAGATGGACCGCCTCAAGAGCGACCTCACCGCGCACGCCAAGGACATCGACGCGATCCTCAAGCGCAACAACGAACAGGCCGAAGCCTTCCGCTTCCGCGGCACGCCGTCCTTCATCGTCGGCAAGTACCGCGTCCCGGGCGTGCTCAGCATGAACGAGTTCGAGCAGGTCATCGCCGATGCCCGCAAGGCCAAGATGAACTGA
- a CDS encoding PaaI family thioesterase, with translation MTPTDIPDGFEPLSRKSPLTEPWEPLYAKKTDNAIIIGLRLARPHTNGRGLIHGGLIAALADNAMGYSCAQVTNWITSFVTVSLSIDFVGSAEIGQWCSIESDVIKTGKTICFAQSLIKADGVVIARASGTFRVVPKPTQTSNPPSPPRDR, from the coding sequence ATGACCCCGACCGACATCCCCGACGGCTTCGAGCCGCTTTCCCGCAAGAGCCCGCTTACCGAACCCTGGGAGCCGCTCTACGCAAAGAAAACCGACAACGCCATCATCATCGGCTTGCGGCTGGCAAGGCCGCACACCAATGGCCGCGGCTTGATCCATGGCGGGCTGATTGCCGCGCTCGCCGACAACGCCATGGGCTATAGCTGCGCCCAGGTCACGAACTGGATCACCTCGTTCGTGACGGTCTCGTTGTCAATCGATTTCGTCGGCTCTGCCGAGATCGGCCAGTGGTGTTCGATCGAGAGCGACGTGATCAAGACCGGCAAGACCATCTGCTTCGCGCAGAGCCTGATCAAGGCCGACGGCGTCGTGATCGCCCGTGCCAGCGGTACGTTCCGCGTGGTGCCGAAGCCTACCCAAACCTCCAATCCGCCGTCTCCACCACGAGATCGATGA
- a CDS encoding TRAP transporter small permease, whose protein sequence is MKRSWMDRIIDAIEWIAAGFVGIVALDIFLSVLLRNTLNYSIPDSFDIGRMLLGILIFWGIAATSYRGTHITVDLVWGNVGPRYQRWIDVFATLVLLFVVTVQTWTLFDKVRGTYNDNVQTFDMHMPTWPFFAIAWIGDVSAVLLIAIRTYRLIFHPEEMHDPKLKATE, encoded by the coding sequence ATGAAGCGCTCCTGGATGGACCGCATCATCGACGCGATCGAATGGATCGCGGCCGGTTTCGTCGGCATCGTCGCGCTCGACATCTTTCTATCGGTGCTCTTGCGCAACACGCTGAACTATTCGATCCCTGACAGCTTCGACATCGGCCGCATGCTGCTCGGCATCCTCATCTTCTGGGGCATCGCGGCGACCTCCTATCGCGGCACCCACATCACGGTCGACCTGGTCTGGGGCAATGTCGGGCCACGCTATCAGCGCTGGATCGACGTGTTCGCGACGCTGGTGCTGCTGTTCGTGGTGACCGTTCAAACCTGGACGCTGTTCGACAAGGTACGCGGCACCTACAACGACAACGTCCAGACCTTCGACATGCACATGCCGACCTGGCCGTTCTTCGCGATCGCCTGGATCGGCGACGTCTCCGCCGTGCTGCTGATCGCGATCCGCACTTACCGGCTGATCTTCCATCCTGAAGAGATGCACGACCCCAAGCTGAAGGCGACGGAGTAG
- a CDS encoding TRAP transporter substrate-binding protein encodes MRKTCLALLLAASVTPAFAQDKTFDLKISHWVPASHPLQKSLEDWVAAVNKDSGGTITGKVFPAQQLGKAFDHYDMARDGIADVTYVNPGYQPGRFPIIGAGELPFLISDAKGGSEGLDAWYRKYAEKEMKDVKYCLAFVHSPSSFHSRTKKIVMPEDVNGMKIRPAHATMANFVTALGGTNVQSSAPEVRDIIERGVADAVTFPWGSLVLFGIDKVTKYDMDAPLYTTTFVFVMNKDKYNSMSDKQKAAIDKNCTTEMAGVVGEHWGKFEDAGIDKVKAEEGHEVYKLTPDQTAAWKKAAEPLVKTWSDGAKKAGADPDAALADLKASLKKYNALAE; translated from the coding sequence ATGAGGAAAACCTGTCTGGCTTTGCTGCTGGCAGCAAGCGTGACGCCTGCGTTCGCGCAGGACAAGACCTTCGATCTGAAGATCTCGCATTGGGTGCCGGCGTCGCACCCGCTGCAAAAATCCCTAGAGGACTGGGTGGCCGCGGTGAACAAGGATTCCGGCGGCACCATCACAGGCAAGGTGTTTCCGGCCCAGCAGCTCGGCAAGGCCTTCGACCATTACGACATGGCGCGCGACGGCATCGCCGACGTCACCTACGTCAATCCCGGCTACCAGCCCGGCCGCTTCCCGATCATCGGCGCCGGCGAATTGCCCTTCCTGATCTCGGACGCCAAGGGCGGTTCGGAGGGGCTGGACGCCTGGTACCGCAAATATGCCGAGAAGGAGATGAAGGACGTCAAATACTGCCTTGCCTTCGTCCACTCGCCGTCCTCCTTCCACTCTCGCACCAAGAAGATCGTGATGCCGGAGGACGTGAACGGCATGAAGATCCGTCCAGCCCACGCGACCATGGCGAATTTCGTCACCGCGCTCGGCGGCACCAATGTGCAGTCCTCTGCGCCTGAGGTGCGCGACATCATCGAGCGCGGCGTCGCCGATGCCGTGACTTTCCCCTGGGGCTCGCTGGTGCTGTTCGGCATCGACAAGGTGACCAAGTACGACATGGATGCGCCGCTCTACACCACGACCTTCGTGTTCGTGATGAACAAGGACAAGTACAATTCGATGTCCGACAAGCAGAAGGCCGCGATCGACAAGAACTGCACGACAGAGATGGCCGGCGTGGTCGGCGAGCACTGGGGCAAGTTCGAGGATGCCGGCATCGACAAGGTGAAGGCGGAAGAAGGTCACGAGGTCTACAAGCTGACACCGGACCAGACCGCCGCATGGAAGAAGGCGGCCGAGCCGCTGGTCAAGACCTGGAGTGACGGCGCGAAGAAAGCCGGCGCCGATCCGGACGCCGCGCTGGCGGATCTGAAGGCCTCGCTGAAGAAGTACAACGCGCTGGCGGAGTAG
- a CDS encoding phospholipase: protein MTEAVVDDIVAVLPPLLNALEALGYFQRHLHPPAFASVMNAIGAPDDALRAAHVAIGKWPEQFAGMREQLDRACNETLAALAGIRDVERGNGDLVAVFRALRHVPRAQEALYPLSLQFPPISNFFLNTANRENEELLARLEVGANEHTGIFHDHNEPGSRGGFSVYVPEYYTPDRAWPLVMALHGGSGNGRGFLWSWLRDARSLGAILVAPTATGQTWALMGDDSDTPNLMRVLETVRGRWAIDTSHMLLTGMSDGGTFCYVSGLEGASPFTNLAPVSATFHPLMAEVADAARLQGLPIFITHGKLDWMFPVQTARQTQAALAAAGADVTYREIDDLSHTYPREINAELLQWLNRG, encoded by the coding sequence ATGACCGAGGCCGTCGTCGACGACATCGTGGCCGTGCTGCCGCCATTGCTCAACGCGCTGGAAGCGCTCGGCTACTTCCAGCGCCATCTGCATCCGCCGGCCTTCGCCTCGGTTATGAACGCCATCGGCGCCCCGGATGATGCGCTACGAGCGGCACATGTCGCGATCGGAAAGTGGCCGGAGCAGTTCGCCGGGATGCGCGAGCAGCTCGACCGCGCCTGCAACGAGACGCTCGCGGCCCTTGCCGGCATCCGCGACGTCGAGCGCGGCAACGGCGATCTCGTCGCGGTCTTCCGCGCGCTGCGCCATGTGCCGCGCGCGCAAGAGGCGCTTTACCCGTTGTCGCTGCAGTTCCCGCCGATCAGCAACTTCTTCCTCAATACCGCCAATCGCGAGAACGAGGAGCTGCTGGCCCGGCTTGAGGTTGGCGCGAACGAGCACACCGGCATCTTCCACGATCACAATGAGCCCGGCAGTCGTGGCGGCTTCTCTGTCTATGTGCCGGAGTACTACACGCCCGATCGCGCCTGGCCGCTCGTGATGGCGCTGCATGGCGGCAGCGGCAACGGCCGCGGCTTTCTGTGGAGCTGGTTGCGCGATGCCCGCAGCCTCGGTGCAATCCTGGTGGCGCCGACTGCGACCGGGCAAACCTGGGCGTTGATGGGCGACGATAGCGATACGCCCAACCTCATGCGCGTCCTTGAGACCGTGCGCGGCCGTTGGGCAATCGATACCTCACACATGCTGCTGACCGGCATGAGCGACGGCGGCACCTTCTGCTATGTCAGCGGACTCGAAGGCGCCTCGCCCTTCACGAATCTTGCGCCGGTATCGGCGACCTTCCATCCGCTGATGGCTGAGGTGGCCGACGCCGCGCGCCTGCAGGGACTGCCGATCTTCATCACGCACGGCAAGCTCGACTGGATGTTTCCGGTGCAGACCGCACGGCAGACGCAAGCAGCACTCGCGGCCGCCGGCGCTGACGTCACCTATCGCGAGATCGATGACCTCAGTCACACCTATCCGCGCGAGATCAATGCGGAGCTGCTGCAATGGCTGAACCGGGGATGA
- a CDS encoding TRAP transporter permease: MSTDAVAVIGFISLFALMLLRVPVGMAMGLVGVSGFSYLVGATPALKLVGQTSMRTVTDYTFGVIPMFLLMGSFVSNSGMSRELFRAANGFVGHLRGGLGIATVGACGGFAAICGSSVATAATFSAVAYPEMRRFGYPQSFATGVIAAGGTLGAMLPPSTVLAVYGIITEQDIGKLFIAGIIPGLLAMTMYMITIGLIGYFRPDFLPKGKVLPWRERFAGLKDIWAPVLLFVFVIGGLYGLPFLPRFTPTEAGGVGATGAFIIGIVTGRLDREKILTSLLQATRTAAAVFTVLIGALIFGYFLTVTQTPQKVTEFLTGLGLGPYGVLALIMVMYLVLGCLMDAMAMIILTVPIIFPVITHLGFDPIWFGVIIVMTVELGLIHPPVGMNVFVIKSVVKDVSFATIFKGVIPFVATDIVRLVILIAFPLLATWLPTRMMAH; encoded by the coding sequence ATGAGCACCGATGCCGTCGCCGTTATCGGCTTTATATCCCTGTTCGCGCTGATGCTGCTGCGCGTGCCTGTCGGCATGGCCATGGGCCTCGTCGGCGTCTCCGGGTTCTCGTATCTGGTCGGCGCGACGCCGGCGCTGAAGCTGGTCGGCCAGACCTCGATGCGCACGGTCACCGACTACACGTTCGGCGTCATCCCGATGTTTCTGTTGATGGGCTCCTTCGTCAGCAATTCCGGCATGAGCCGCGAGCTGTTCCGCGCCGCCAACGGCTTTGTCGGCCACTTACGCGGCGGGCTCGGCATAGCGACCGTCGGTGCCTGCGGCGGCTTTGCCGCGATCTGCGGCTCGTCGGTCGCAACTGCCGCGACCTTCTCCGCCGTCGCCTACCCCGAGATGCGCCGCTTCGGCTACCCGCAGTCGTTCGCCACCGGCGTGATCGCGGCGGGCGGCACGCTCGGCGCGATGCTGCCGCCCTCCACCGTGCTCGCGGTCTACGGCATCATCACCGAGCAGGACATCGGCAAGCTCTTCATCGCCGGCATCATCCCGGGCCTGCTGGCGATGACCATGTACATGATCACGATCGGCCTGATCGGCTATTTTCGACCCGACTTCCTGCCCAAGGGCAAAGTGCTGCCGTGGCGCGAGCGCTTTGCGGGATTGAAGGACATTTGGGCGCCGGTGCTGCTGTTCGTATTCGTGATCGGCGGCCTCTACGGGCTGCCCTTCCTGCCGCGCTTCACGCCGACGGAAGCCGGCGGCGTCGGCGCCACCGGCGCCTTCATCATCGGCATCGTCACGGGCCGGCTCGACCGCGAGAAGATCCTGACCTCGCTGCTCCAGGCGACACGCACGGCGGCGGCGGTGTTCACCGTGCTGATCGGCGCGCTGATCTTCGGATATTTCCTGACGGTGACGCAGACACCGCAAAAGGTGACGGAATTCCTCACCGGCCTGGGCTTGGGTCCCTACGGCGTGCTGGCGCTGATCATGGTCATGTATCTCGTACTCGGTTGCCTGATGGACGCGATGGCGATGATCATCCTGACCGTGCCGATCATCTTCCCCGTGATCACGCATCTCGGCTTCGACCCGATCTGGTTCGGCGTCATCATCGTGATGACCGTCGAGCTTGGCCTGATCCATCCGCCCGTCGGCATGAACGTCTTCGTCATCAAGAGCGTGGTGAAGGACGTCTCCTTCGCCACCATCTTCAAGGGCGTGATCCCGTTCGTGGCGACGGACATCGTGCGTTTGGTGATTTTGATCGCCTTCCCGCTGCTGGCGACATGGCTGCCGACGCGGATGATGGCGCATTGA